One genomic region from Spirosoma sp. KCTC 42546 encodes:
- a CDS encoding O-antigen ligase translates to MKTTLDHTIFTTDPWRENRWVLPLLGLLFALLAGWLIGSWGVLGALMTVGVPVGLILVVAILLEPRIGLLAYVNFSFLIGFTRFLTVELAVGTALDGILVLTLLSTFLNGKRMDWTRLRRPAFWILIVWLSFTILEYFNPEHPHPSSWFYHARSFSLSWFLIAIIVSVNPITKRDIKWLCILWLVWSFLAALWGFKQQYIGLEPAELRWLAAGAEKQHILWGQLRSFSFYSDAGQFGSEMAGVTLICLIFFFETNSWLNRIIYVVLALIVFWGFAVSGTRGALFVIIGGFPTYFVLKRNPLHILRGLMVAVPVLSILLFTHIGDSVYQIWRIRSALHPTEDASFLVRLENQQKLRNFLKDKPFGAGIGTSSGAGQRFSPNHFASQIPTDSWYVQIWIETGVVGLTVYLLMLFGFILIGTLKVWQLKDPWVAMIMIALLAEFVGICVVSYTNPILGQFPTSTILFINSFLFTTCERWDTPKQLA, encoded by the coding sequence ATGAAGACCACGCTTGACCATACGATTTTTACCACGGACCCATGGCGCGAAAACCGTTGGGTTTTACCGTTGCTGGGTCTACTGTTTGCTCTGCTTGCAGGCTGGCTGATTGGTTCGTGGGGCGTTTTGGGTGCTCTGATGACGGTGGGTGTACCTGTTGGTTTGATTTTGGTAGTGGCTATATTGCTTGAACCGCGAATCGGGCTGCTGGCGTATGTAAATTTTAGTTTTCTAATCGGCTTTACTCGGTTTCTTACTGTCGAGCTTGCCGTTGGTACGGCCCTTGATGGAATACTCGTATTAACCTTATTGAGTACGTTCCTGAATGGAAAACGAATGGATTGGACGCGGCTCCGGCGGCCCGCGTTCTGGATCTTGATCGTTTGGCTGTCGTTTACCATTCTGGAGTACTTTAATCCGGAACATCCGCACCCCTCCTCCTGGTTTTACCACGCCCGTTCCTTTTCATTAAGCTGGTTCCTGATCGCTATTATCGTTTCGGTGAATCCGATTACAAAAAGAGACATTAAATGGCTTTGCATCCTATGGCTTGTGTGGTCGTTTCTGGCGGCTTTATGGGGATTCAAACAGCAGTACATCGGCCTGGAACCCGCCGAACTCCGTTGGCTGGCCGCAGGTGCTGAGAAACAACACATTCTATGGGGTCAACTCCGCAGTTTCTCCTTCTACTCCGATGCGGGTCAGTTTGGTTCTGAAATGGCGGGGGTAACTCTTATTTGTCTTATCTTCTTCTTTGAGACAAACTCCTGGTTGAACCGTATTATTTATGTAGTTCTGGCCCTTATTGTTTTCTGGGGGTTTGCCGTTTCTGGAACCCGGGGAGCCTTATTTGTCATAATCGGTGGTTTCCCTACGTATTTCGTTCTGAAGCGAAATCCACTACACATTCTAAGAGGGCTTATGGTAGCCGTACCCGTGCTTTCTATTCTGCTCTTTACACATATTGGCGACTCTGTTTATCAAATCTGGCGTATTCGCTCGGCCCTGCACCCTACTGAAGATGCCTCGTTTTTAGTGCGCCTGGAAAACCAGCAAAAGCTTCGGAACTTTCTGAAAGACAAGCCATTCGGCGCGGGCATCGGTACCTCATCCGGTGCCGGGCAACGCTTCTCACCTAACCACTTTGCGTCCCAGATACCTACCGATAGCTGGTATGTTCAAATCTGGATTGAAACGGGTGTTGTTGGCCTGACGGTTTACTTACTCATGCTTTTTGGTTTCATTCTCATTGGCACCTTAAAAGTCTGGCAGCTCAAAGACCCGTGGGTGGCCATGATCATGATTGCCCTCCTGGCCGAATTCGTTGGCATTTGCGTCGTCAGCTACACCAATCCA
- a CDS encoding glycosyltransferase family 2 protein, producing MAERERIGDGGQRIGESALVSIITINYNQAELTRQFLESVKELTYPNYELIVVDNASVQLLSDYLDPAEYAHLRLIRSEVNLGFTGGNNLGIQEAKGDFFFIVNNDTELAPTVLEELLTPFRENKQVGVTCPKIKFFDAPQLVQYAGYNPINLYTGTATAIGFNQKDDGRFDQPHPTYFAHGCAMLVSRQVVEQVGRFAERFFLYYEELDWSQRIRNAGFVIYYQPTASILHKESASVGQNSTLRTYYLTRNRILFMRRHCSSFQRLVFYLFFGVFVFPKHMFTYAITGKLKHAKAFIQGALWNVTSTSVSAV from the coding sequence ATGGCAGAAAGAGAACGTATAGGCGATGGCGGGCAGCGCATCGGCGAGTCGGCTCTCGTGTCGATCATTACGATCAACTACAACCAGGCTGAACTAACCCGCCAATTTCTGGAATCGGTAAAGGAGCTAACCTACCCTAACTATGAACTTATTGTAGTCGATAATGCCTCTGTCCAGCTTTTAAGCGATTATCTTGATCCGGCTGAGTATGCGCACCTCCGATTAATTCGAAGTGAAGTCAATCTAGGTTTTACGGGTGGAAACAATCTAGGCATACAGGAAGCAAAAGGTGATTTTTTCTTCATTGTCAATAATGATACTGAGCTAGCACCAACTGTACTAGAGGAACTACTAACGCCATTCCGTGAAAATAAACAGGTTGGCGTTACCTGCCCTAAAATCAAGTTCTTTGATGCACCTCAGTTGGTGCAGTATGCGGGGTATAACCCGATAAATCTGTACACAGGTACGGCAACAGCTATTGGTTTTAATCAGAAAGATGACGGCCGCTTTGACCAGCCCCACCCAACTTACTTTGCTCATGGGTGTGCTATGCTGGTAAGCCGACAGGTTGTGGAGCAGGTGGGCCGCTTTGCCGAACGTTTCTTTCTGTATTACGAAGAACTCGACTGGTCGCAGCGTATCCGAAATGCTGGGTTTGTTATTTATTACCAACCAACCGCATCTATTCTGCATAAAGAATCGGCTTCGGTTGGCCAGAATAGCACACTTAGAACCTACTACCTAACCCGCAATCGGATCCTGTTTATGCGACGGCACTGCTCGTCATTTCAGCGGTTGGTCTTCTACTTATTCTTTGGCGTTTTCGTGTTTCCCAAGCACATGTTTACCTACGCGATAACCGGGAAGTTAAAACACGCAAAAGCCTTTATCCAGGGTGCACTCTGGAATGTAACATCCACAAGTGTATCAGCGGTATAA